The following proteins come from a genomic window of Alicyclobacillus dauci:
- a CDS encoding diguanylate cyclase has protein sequence MVLRDFFINFCILCTGIFLLYLLFRKIRHRVNSSSVSFKLATGLAQGLFGVLLMQFGIQFSKTVLIDLRSIPIMIAAQVGGPIPSIVAAVVITVFRFASYPYSTSALVNAAIVLIAGVSFGWVARASIRRQHKWWTMAAIFSVLLGLGIHIVIPGWKAAGEIYVQYVFSIVMATYFTRFLVSYLWRSQDALDQLKEVSRKDFLTGLKNTRAFNEEMNRIYDQAKAQREPLSLLIIDIDYFKQINDTYGHPAGDEVLKQVGDVFLRACRSVDIVCRNGGEEFSVILPVCDQIRAKQVAERIRSAVETNIFVVNNDKPIRLTVSMGISTVTAFHSTSIDRITQFADEGLYMAKQSGRNRVCLKEAL, from the coding sequence ATGGTATTACGAGACTTTTTTATTAATTTTTGCATATTATGTACCGGGATTTTTCTCCTCTATCTGCTCTTCCGAAAAATTAGGCATCGGGTCAATTCCTCGTCAGTGTCATTCAAGCTGGCAACGGGCCTCGCACAAGGGTTATTCGGTGTTCTTCTCATGCAATTCGGAATTCAATTTTCCAAAACCGTTCTCATCGACTTAAGAAGCATTCCCATTATGATCGCCGCGCAAGTTGGAGGTCCCATTCCCTCCATTGTGGCTGCTGTCGTGATCACTGTGTTTCGCTTTGCGTCATACCCGTATTCCACTTCTGCACTTGTCAACGCGGCTATCGTACTCATTGCCGGGGTCTCATTCGGGTGGGTAGCACGAGCCAGCATCAGGCGGCAACATAAATGGTGGACCATGGCAGCCATTTTTTCTGTTTTACTCGGATTGGGAATCCACATAGTCATTCCCGGATGGAAAGCGGCTGGAGAGATTTACGTTCAATACGTTTTTTCAATTGTGATGGCAACGTACTTTACTCGCTTTCTCGTTTCCTATCTCTGGAGAAGTCAAGATGCTCTTGACCAGTTGAAAGAAGTATCTCGAAAGGATTTCCTAACGGGTTTGAAAAATACCCGTGCTTTTAATGAAGAGATGAACCGTATCTATGATCAGGCGAAAGCACAACGGGAACCGTTGTCTCTCCTCATCATCGACATTGATTATTTCAAGCAGATAAACGATACGTATGGCCATCCTGCTGGAGACGAAGTCCTCAAGCAAGTGGGTGACGTGTTCTTGCGGGCCTGTCGTTCAGTGGACATTGTCTGTCGCAACGGTGGAGAAGAGTTTTCCGTGATTTTGCCTGTCTGCGACCAAATACGTGCTAAGCAGGTGGCCGAACGTATCCGTTCTGCGGTAGAGACGAATATTTTCGTCGTCAACAACGACAAACCCATTCGCCTGACGGTTTCAATGGGCATTAGTACAGTGACCGCTTTTCATTCGACCTCAATCGATCGGATCACACAGTTCGCGGACGAAGGATTGTACATGGCAAAGCAGTCCGGGAGGAACCGTGTTTGCCTAAAGGAGGCCTTATAG
- a CDS encoding ATP-binding protein has translation MLNAVKSERKPISRKRFLLASSYIAFGVLWLFSTNTFLISVYGKQWPEVPVAIRFLLFLLITGLTSLLFTENFNPAVRYAKRRALEAVTDSQELFESVFNHTTDPMVVFDLNACIKRFNPAFAKMYGYSQAELNGSIIPIIPKDHVDTAFRYFDMVKSGQAPYVEFTGPRIRKDGSVLEAMIKFSPLRNAFGKVIGVSSIVKDITEIRKAQERQVHSEKLVAVGELAAGIAHEIRNPLTAIKGFVQILPSSPPEKQIMYSKLINGELNRVENIVNELLVLAKPNVKQYKPANLQASLVEVVYLLEAQANLQNVKLVTQFEEDVPEIVCNENQLKQVFINLTKNAIEATPLGGTLTIQLCTLVDSVEIQFRDTGEGIPPDKLKQLGNPFFTTKESGTGLGLLVSKRIIENHQGSFYIDSQVGTGTTVRIVLPIK, from the coding sequence ATGTTAAATGCCGTAAAATCTGAGAGGAAGCCCATCTCCCGAAAGCGGTTTCTACTCGCAAGCAGTTATATTGCCTTCGGTGTTTTATGGCTGTTTTCCACGAATACATTTCTCATCAGTGTCTATGGCAAGCAATGGCCGGAGGTCCCTGTCGCTATTCGTTTTCTTCTGTTCTTATTGATAACAGGCTTGACATCACTATTATTTACTGAAAATTTCAACCCTGCCGTGCGCTATGCAAAAAGGCGGGCTTTGGAGGCAGTCACTGACTCGCAGGAACTGTTCGAGTCGGTGTTTAACCACACAACCGACCCCATGGTCGTCTTTGACCTAAACGCATGTATTAAGAGGTTCAATCCGGCGTTTGCAAAAATGTATGGTTATAGCCAAGCAGAACTCAATGGTTCCATCATTCCGATCATCCCAAAAGACCATGTTGACACGGCCTTTCGGTATTTCGACATGGTAAAATCGGGCCAGGCACCGTATGTTGAGTTTACAGGACCACGGATTCGGAAAGACGGATCCGTTCTCGAAGCCATGATCAAGTTCTCACCTCTCAGAAATGCTTTCGGCAAAGTCATCGGTGTATCCAGTATCGTAAAGGACATCACTGAGATCCGTAAAGCTCAAGAAAGACAAGTGCACTCGGAAAAACTTGTCGCCGTCGGCGAACTGGCAGCCGGTATTGCCCACGAAATTCGGAATCCACTGACAGCCATCAAGGGATTCGTTCAAATCCTCCCGAGTTCCCCTCCAGAGAAACAAATCATGTACAGTAAGCTGATAAATGGTGAATTAAACCGAGTTGAAAACATCGTTAATGAGCTGTTGGTTCTCGCTAAGCCGAATGTCAAACAGTATAAGCCAGCAAACCTGCAAGCCAGCCTTGTGGAGGTTGTCTATTTGCTGGAGGCTCAGGCAAATCTACAAAATGTCAAACTCGTAACTCAATTCGAAGAAGACGTCCCAGAAATCGTCTGTAACGAAAATCAATTGAAACAGGTGTTTATCAACCTTACGAAGAACGCCATTGAGGCCACACCGCTCGGAGGTACATTAACGATTCAGTTGTGCACGCTCGTTGATTCTGTGGAAATTCAATTCCGCGACACTGGCGAAGGGATTCCTCCGGACAAACTGAAGCAACTGGGTAACCCATTTTTCACGACGAAGGAATCAGGTACGGGGCTGGGTCTCTTGGTCAGCAAGCGAATTATCGAAAACCATCAGGGCTCATTCTACATTGATAGTCAAGTTGGAACAGGGACAACCGTAAGGATTGTACTGCCAATCAAATGA
- a CDS encoding GNAT family N-acetyltransferase codes for MCNELMVFQKSKAYIKPELFDSMNFDTRMVPSMKSALHNYTVVVRDDDEIVGYVYSNVSPKEAYSNDFATFFDLSSVRRDNVGCLSQFYIREAYRQSGIGSVLFDMSMQWLKQFDDIEDYFIFVSNGNDNALEFYKRKGFMVSHDILDGFITVLRNNV; via the coding sequence TTGTGCAATGAACTCATGGTCTTTCAGAAGTCAAAGGCCTACATTAAGCCAGAGTTATTCGACAGCATGAATTTTGACACACGAATGGTACCTTCTATGAAAAGTGCATTACACAATTATACGGTCGTTGTTAGAGATGATGATGAGATAGTTGGCTACGTGTACTCTAACGTCTCTCCCAAAGAAGCGTATTCAAATGATTTTGCGACTTTTTTTGACCTGTCTTCCGTACGTAGAGACAACGTAGGTTGTTTATCCCAGTTTTACATTCGAGAAGCGTACAGGCAAAGTGGCATCGGGTCAGTATTGTTCGATATGTCGATGCAGTGGTTGAAACAATTTGACGATATCGAGGATTATTTTATCTTTGTTTCAAACGGCAATGACAACGCGTTGGAGTTTTACAAACGAAAAGGCTTCATGGTTAGCCATGACATATTAGATGGCTTTATCACCGTTTTGCGCAACAACGTATAA
- a CDS encoding MFS transporter, protein MEESKVETSFTTPWRWLVLASIGVSYLLVFTQRTGPGVITDQLQAEFHVSAAILGTITSIQYLLYMLLQIPIGLYGDKSGPERMLTTGVLFDGVGTLVFASAHSFGWLLLGRAIVGLGDSLIWVNIVLILAKWFAKGRFAAVLAVVNTAGNLGALVTSIPLAAWIAYEGWHLPFTVIGFLLVVAGVLNFVVLIGAGPARRAAVELAGNIRVERLPVRRLLGDVVRDRIAWATFCCHFGAMGTYLAMVSMWVVPYFMEVYGVARAEAAWFTLIAFIGALVASPLMGWLSDKLRDRKRPYLITQVIGTIAWLSVVLFEGKPPLLVSGIVMFIVGFGCGSSLLTFATIRDHVPTERSGVTSGFANTGGFLSAVLLPVLFGAAIDALGGATGASPQALRHAYGLAFLLPTVFSAVGVMGSLFLPQGSRSRLAETKSAALG, encoded by the coding sequence ATGGAAGAGTCGAAAGTGGAAACTTCGTTTACAACGCCGTGGCGTTGGTTGGTCTTGGCAAGCATCGGTGTGTCGTATCTCTTAGTCTTCACCCAGCGAACCGGCCCTGGCGTGATCACCGATCAACTTCAGGCTGAATTCCATGTTTCGGCAGCCATTCTCGGAACGATCACAAGTATACAGTATCTCCTATACATGCTACTGCAAATCCCGATAGGGCTGTATGGGGACAAGTCCGGGCCCGAGCGGATGCTGACGACTGGCGTCCTATTCGACGGTGTCGGAACTCTGGTGTTTGCGTCTGCTCACAGTTTTGGTTGGCTGCTCCTTGGCCGCGCCATTGTCGGTCTGGGCGATTCCCTCATCTGGGTAAACATTGTCCTTATTCTCGCCAAGTGGTTTGCCAAGGGACGCTTCGCAGCGGTGCTCGCAGTAGTCAACACAGCGGGCAACCTAGGTGCATTAGTGACCAGCATCCCACTTGCCGCATGGATTGCTTACGAGGGGTGGCATCTTCCCTTCACCGTGATCGGATTTCTTTTAGTCGTGGCAGGCGTGCTCAACTTTGTCGTTCTCATTGGTGCAGGACCGGCACGCAGGGCAGCCGTTGAGCTCGCCGGTAACATTCGTGTGGAACGCCTGCCAGTGAGGCGGTTACTTGGAGATGTGGTTCGGGACCGGATTGCGTGGGCGACCTTCTGCTGCCACTTTGGGGCGATGGGTACGTATTTGGCCATGGTCAGCATGTGGGTTGTCCCATACTTTATGGAAGTCTACGGAGTAGCGCGCGCGGAGGCCGCATGGTTTACGCTGATCGCGTTCATCGGTGCACTCGTCGCTAGCCCACTGATGGGGTGGTTGAGCGATAAATTGCGTGACCGGAAGCGACCATACCTAATTACACAGGTGATAGGTACCATCGCTTGGTTATCTGTCGTTCTCTTTGAAGGCAAGCCACCGCTCCTGGTGTCGGGGATCGTGATGTTTATCGTCGGATTTGGTTGCGGAAGCAGCCTATTGACGTTTGCCACCATCCGCGATCACGTCCCAACGGAACGCTCCGGCGTCACTTCAGGCTTCGCAAACACGGGTGGATTTCTCAGTGCGGTGTTGTTGCCAGTCCTGTTCGGAGCCGCCATCGATGCACTCGGAGGCGCTACTGGCGCCAGCCCTCAAGCTCTGCGTCACGCTTATGGCCTGGCCTTCCTCCTGCCAACCGTTTTTTCCGCGGTCGGGGTGATGGGTAGTCTGTTCCTGCCCCAAGGGTCACGGAGTCGCTTAGCCGAAACAAAGAGTGCGGCTTTAGGTTAA